The genomic stretch TTGGTGGTGATGATGATGACCGGGATGTGGCTGGTTTCAGCGTCCTTGGTCAGTTGGCGGGTCGCCTGGAAACCGTTGAGGCCGGGCATGACGATGTCCATCAGCACCGCGTCGGGTTTTTCCTGACGGGCCAGGGCCACGCCGTCGGCGCCGTTTTCGGCTTTCAACACTTCGTGGCCGTGCTTTTCCAGCATGCCGGTCAGTTTGTACATTTCGGTCGGCGAATCATCGACGATCAGAATACGTGCCATGGTCTTCCCCATTTTTCTTGTCGACACCGGGCCCGCTGGCCGAGCGTCACTGTGCGTGTCTTACTGCGGCAAATCAGCGGTAAAGCCCGGAACATGGGCCGCAATCGCGTCGAGCAGTTCTTCCTTGCTGAAAGGCTTGGTCAAAAATTGATCGGAACCGACAATCCGCCCCTTGGCCTTGTCGAACAGCCCGTCGCGGGACGACAGCATGATCACCGGCGTTGCCTTGAAAGCACTGTTGTTCTTGATTAAAGCGCAGGTCTGATAACCATCCAGACGCGGCATCATGATGTCGACAAAAATGATCCCGGGGTGGTTGTCGGCGATCTTCGCCAGGGCGTCGAAACCGTCGATCGCCGTGATGACTTCGCACCCTGCATTTTTCAACAGGGTCTCGGCGGTGCGACGAATCGTTTTCGAGTCGTCGATCACCATGACCTTCAAGGCGCTGGACTGCTGTTCCATAAGGGGGCTCTACCGTCGCCTTTGCGAATCAATTTGTCCGTTTTGCGATGACTGATGGCTGGAAACCCTTGATGTTCAAGGGCCAGCACGGCTGGCAGCCTTTTTAGCACAGTCTCCAGAAGCAATCTATCGACGGGTTTTTCCTTGACCGAAAACCCGCCCGGAGCCACTCTGGCGGCACTTTTTTCATACCGATCCGGTAGCCAATTTTCGAGGAAAACCCAATGAGCGTTCGCGTCGGGATAGTCATGGACCCAATCGCCAGCATTTCCTATAAAAAGGATAGCTCGCTGGCCATGCTGCTGGCGGCGCAGAAGCGCGGCTGGGAACTGTTCTATATGGAACAGCAGGACCTTTATCAGGGCGAAGGTCAGGCACGGGCGCGGATGAAGCCGCTGAAAGTCTTCGCCAACCCGGAAAAATGGTTCGAACTGGACGCCGAGCAGGATCTGCCGCTGAGCGACCTGAACGTGATCCTGATGCGCAAGGATCCGCCGTTCGACATGGAGTTCGTCTACTCCACCTACCTGCTCGAACAGGCCGAAGCCGCCGGCGTACTGGTGGTCAACAAGCCGCAGAGCCTGCGCGACTGCAATGAAAAACTGTTCGCCACGCTGTTCCCGCAGTGCACGCCGCCGACCGTGGTCAGCCGCCGCGCCGACGTGCTGCGCGAATTCGCCGCCAAACACGGCGACGTGATCCTCAAGCCGCTGGACGGCATGGGCGGCACGTCGATCTTCCGTCACCGCGTCGGCGATCCGAACCTGTCGGTGATCCTCGAAACCCTGACCGCACTCGGCACCCAACAGATCATGGGCCAGGCGTACCTGCCGGCGATCAAGGATGGCGACAAACGCATCCTGATGATCGACGGCGAGCCGGTGGATTACTGCCTGGCGCGGAT from Pseudomonas allokribbensis encodes the following:
- the pilH gene encoding twitching motility response regulator PilH — protein: MARILIVDDSPTEMYKLTGMLEKHGHEVLKAENGADGVALARQEKPDAVLMDIVMPGLNGFQATRQLTKDAETSHIPVIIITTKDQETDKVWGTRQGAKDYLTKPVDEDTLIKTLNNVLAG
- the pilG gene encoding twitching motility response regulator PilG; the encoded protein is MEQQSSALKVMVIDDSKTIRRTAETLLKNAGCEVITAIDGFDALAKIADNHPGIIFVDIMMPRLDGYQTCALIKNNSAFKATPVIMLSSRDGLFDKAKGRIVGSDQFLTKPFSKEELLDAIAAHVPGFTADLPQ
- the gshB gene encoding glutathione synthase, whose amino-acid sequence is MSVRVGIVMDPIASISYKKDSSLAMLLAAQKRGWELFYMEQQDLYQGEGQARARMKPLKVFANPEKWFELDAEQDLPLSDLNVILMRKDPPFDMEFVYSTYLLEQAEAAGVLVVNKPQSLRDCNEKLFATLFPQCTPPTVVSRRADVLREFAAKHGDVILKPLDGMGGTSIFRHRVGDPNLSVILETLTALGTQQIMGQAYLPAIKDGDKRILMIDGEPVDYCLARIPAQGETRGNLAAGGRGEARPLTDKDRWIAAQVGPTLRAKGLLFVGLDVIGEHLTEINVTSPTCIREIDNAFGTDIGGLLMDAIEKKLQA